A region from the Helicoverpa armigera isolate CAAS_96S chromosome 6, ASM3070526v1, whole genome shotgun sequence genome encodes:
- the LOC110375480 gene encoding large ribosomal subunit protein uL29 — protein sequence MGKVKCSELRTKDKKELFKQLEELKTELTNLRVAKVTGGVASKLSKIRVVRKAIARVYIVYHQKMKVNLRNHYKNKKYKPLDLRTKKTRAMRKALSKHESKIKTRKEIRKKSLFPPRVYAVKA from the exons atg gGTAAGGTTAAGTGTTCGGAGTTGCGGACGAAAGACAAGAAAGAGCTGTTCAAACAGCTCGAGGAGTTGAAAACAGAATTGACCAATCTTCGTGTTGCTAAAGTGACTGGAGGTGTTGCatcaaaactttcaaaaat ACGTGTTGTAAGAAAAGCGATTGCACGCGTCTACATTGTTTACCATCAGAAAATGAAAGTGAACCTCAGAAACCATTACAAAAACAAGAAGTACAAGCCTTTAGACTTGAGGACTAAGAAGACCCGTGCTATGCGTAAGGCTCTTAGCAAACACGAGTCTAAAATAAAGACAAGGAAAGAGATAAGAAAGAAGTCTCTATTCCCTCCTCGAGTTTATGCTGTTAAGGCTTAA
- the LOC110375455 gene encoding alpha N-terminal protein methyltransferase 1, with the protein MNGAINYEKSLQYWADIPPTVDGVLGGFGFISEADIEGSELFLKSLLSSEASPSTKMALDCGAGIGRITKKLLLPNFEMVDVVEPDEKFINSIKQYVGELSSKLGMLYKVGLQEFTPVRKYDVIWNQWVLGYLTDKDLEAYLIRCRNSLSKNGVIVVKENVTSSGKIEKDLTDSSVTRSYKQYLSIFKKCNLKRIKQCKQTNFPNGIYPVYMFALVPKELETTIQEQNNSCNIEQNELEL; encoded by the exons ATGAACGGTGctattaattatgaaaaatcttTACAATACTGGGCAGATATTCCGCCCACTGTTGATGGAGTCCTGGGTGGATTTGGATTTATTTCCGAAGCCGATATTGAAGGATCCGAACTCTTTCTAAAATCTTTACTGTCCTCTGAGGCTAGTCCTTCTACTAAAATGGCCCTTGACTGTGGCGCTGGAATTGgtagaataacaaaaaaattgctgttaCCAAATTTTGAAATGGTTGATGTTGTTGAGCCTGATGAGAAATTTATTAACTCGATAAAACAATATGTGGGAGAGCTTTCCTCAAAACTTGGAATGTTATATAAGGTTGGCTTGCAGGAGTTTACACCTGTGAGGAAATATGACGTAATATGGAACCAGTGGGTTCTTGGTTACCTTACAGACAAGGATTTAGAGGCATATCTTATAAGATGCAG AAATTCGCTGTCTAAAAATGGTGTAATAGtagtaaaagaaaatgtaactTCTTCTGGGAAAATTGAAAAGGACTTGACAGATTCCTCGGTAACCAGAtcatacaaacaatatttatcaatttttaaaaaGTGTAATTTAAAGAGAATCAAACAATGTAAGCAAACAAACTTTCCTAACGGTATATATCCAGTGTACATGTTTGCCCTGGTTCCTAAAGAACTAGAAACTACAATTCAAGAACAAAATAATTCTTGTAATATTGAACAAAATGAATTAGAGttatga
- the LOC110375454 gene encoding uncharacterized protein LOC110375454, whose translation MMSRYKQPKKLETIALSRLGDWVAQQAEEQMLPIAMLSQRDTNEAQTTLSRNVDSIRSYLDINVPWMLHDLLVNETIRALSELLEKTKQSLGFRGCMGKFVSQMNVIIKMAEVLFTKKLTIVSIDAIPKILRSIFYSKLYMLKGLVSLNLGSLSGGWKTADMEDAVIKSLKELHCLKYLTMSYDCTNNILQCIVENCKFIEKLDVSCSKCITNESIEIVSKLKNLRSIQLYRTFVTLDGFVNLLLNCKKLEDIGRCDDIGKVLENIDSNYAELLTFNLKIYVSRYATSNQLQLAVQMCPYIRSMTVFHNSLQSDLMVLIGLRDLTELKLLSCDFYADQIKQVLQVKGCNIVNLHLEHVDQIDLNALMYISQMCPFLENLTLYNCTLIQHTSLYTKKLEISPFRNLKKITCVSTCTEEQLLFIFTNCLNIQFIHLGTAIQLTDDLLLKILDTNPLVYLKELRIMQSDSLTMISVERIIQSCMSLEILVELESWSLLTDNDREYVRNYIKLNNYNIDTSPIRRYDS comes from the coding sequence ATGATGTCAAGATACAAACAGCCTAAAAAACTGGAGACCATAGCACTAAGCAGACTTGGAGATTGGGTGGCACAACAAGCTGAAGAACAAATGCTACCTATTGCAATGCTATCGCAGCGCGACACTAACGAAGCACAAACAACACTATCACGTAATGTGGATAGCATTAGATCGTACTTAGATATAAACGTACCTTGGATGCTACACGATCTATTGGTAAATGAAACTATCAGAGCATTGTCAGAACTCCTTGAGAAAACCAAACAGTCATTAGGATTTAGGGGTTGCATGGGAAAGTTTGTCAGCCAAATGAACGTAATTATTAAAATGGCAgaagtattatttacaaaaaaattaacaatagtATCTATTGATGCCATTCCAAAGATATTACgttcaatattttattctaagtTATACATGCTAAAAGGACTCGTTTCTTTAAACCTAGGTTCACTATCAGGAGGTTGGAAAACTGCAGATATGGAAGATGCAGTAATTAAATCCTTAAAGGAACTACActgcttaaaatatttaactatgaGTTATGATTGTACAAATAATATACTACAATGTATCGTTGAAAATTgtaaattcatagaaaaattggaCGTATCTTGTTCAAAATGTATTACTAATGAGAGCATTGAAATTGTGTCGAAGTTAAAAAATTTGAGGAGCATCCAATTATACAGAACTTTTGTAACTTTAGACGGCTTTGTAAATCTACTGTTAAATTGCAAAAAACTTGAAGATATTGGCAGATGTGACGATATCGGGAAAGTTTTAGAGAATATTGACTCAAATTACGCTGAATTGTTgacatttaatttgaaaatatatgtaagtCGTTACGCGACAAGTAATCAGTTGCAGTTAGCAGTACAAATGTGTCCTTATATAAGAAGTATGACCGTTTTCCATAATAGCTTGCAAAGTGATTTAATGGTTCTTATAGGTTTAAGAGACCTTACAGAACTGAAATTATTATCATGTGACTTTTATGCCGATCAAATAAAACAAGTTCTTCAAGTTAAGGGCTGCAATATAGTAAATTTACACCTGGAGCATGTTGACCAAATTGATTTAAATGCTCTTATGTACATCAGTCAGATGTGCCCATTTTTAGAAAACTTGACTCTTTATAATTGCACGTTGATACAACACACATCACTGTATACAAAAAAACTAGAAATATCACCATTCcgtaatcttaaaaaaattacctgTGTTTCTACATGCACAGAAGAACAGttactgtttattttcaccaattGCTTGAATATACAATTCATTCATTTAGGGACAGCAATACAACTCACTGATGACTTATTGTTAAAAATTCTAGACACAAATCCactcgtttatttaaaagaactgCGAATTATGCAATCAGATTCTTTGACAATGATTTCTGTAGAGAGAATTATTCAAAGTTGCATGAGTTTAGAGATTTTAGTAGAATTAGAGAGTTGGTCTTTGTTAACTGATAATGATCGCGAATACGTAAGAAACTATATAaaactgaacaattataatatcgATACTTCTCCCATCAGGAGATATGATtcgtaa